A genomic segment from Nodosilinea sp. FACHB-141 encodes:
- the ssuC gene encoding aliphatic sulfonate ABC transporter permease SsuC — MQTIHRRDTPSDLLARVPWDNIIPWVVPIALILLWQVLAQIGLINSRILPAPTEVVQAAIRLTLSGELFKHVTISAWRAVVGFLIGGSIGLFFGVLNGVSRPAELLADSSIQMIRNIPHLAMIPLVILWFGIGDEARIFLVALGVLFPIYVNTFYGIRAIDPGLIEMGRVYGLSRRQLFSQIILPGALPSMLVGLRYALGNMWLTLIVAETIAASSGIGYMAMNAREFMQTDVVVVAILLYALLGKLADSSVRWLEKITIAWHPSQNLK; from the coding sequence ATGCAAACCATCCACCGTAGAGATACACCTTCTGATCTGCTCGCCCGGGTTCCCTGGGATAACATCATTCCCTGGGTGGTGCCCATCGCCCTAATTCTGCTGTGGCAAGTCTTGGCCCAGATCGGGTTGATCAACAGCCGCATTTTGCCCGCCCCGACCGAGGTGGTGCAGGCGGCCATTCGCCTCACCCTCAGCGGCGAACTGTTTAAGCATGTGACCATTAGCGCCTGGCGGGCCGTGGTGGGGTTCTTGATCGGCGGCAGCATTGGCCTCTTTTTTGGCGTTTTGAACGGCGTCTCTCGCCCCGCCGAGTTGCTTGCTGATAGCTCCATTCAAATGATTCGCAACATCCCCCACCTGGCGATGATTCCCCTGGTGATTTTGTGGTTTGGCATCGGCGACGAAGCCCGCATTTTTTTGGTGGCCCTGGGGGTACTGTTTCCCATCTACGTCAATACCTTCTACGGCATTCGCGCCATCGACCCCGGGCTGATTGAAATGGGCCGCGTCTATGGCCTCAGCCGCCGCCAGCTATTCTCGCAAATTATTTTGCCCGGTGCCCTGCCCAGCATGCTGGTGGGCCTGCGCTACGCCCTCGGCAACATGTGGCTCACCCTGATTGTGGCCGAGACGATTGCCGCCAGCTCCGGCATTGGCTATATGGCCATGAACGCCCGCGAATTTATGCAGACCGATGTGGTGGTAGTCGCCATTTTGCTCTACGCCCTGCTAGGCAAACTCGCCGACTCCTCCGTGCGCTGGCTAGAGAAGATCACCATCGCCTGGCACCCCAGTCAGAACTTGAAGTAG
- a CDS encoding aliphatic sulfonate ABC transporter substrate-binding protein, producing the protein MTRYHRPTVWLQQSTFKTLAAVVVAGLAIGGCAASTDNATQPSASTAESAAAPTNAAPETIRIGYVRWGLLPIIRQRGVLEAELAKQNIQVEWVGPFPAFAPVLEAFNANSVDISAGGDIPGISGLVGGTPVCVLAYQAPIPEAEAILVAADSPIQSLQDLVGKKVAVNRGGWGEHLLLRVLTDANVPVEQVERVYLGPTDALPAVTQGHVDAWSVWEPNVAIAEVEHELRSIASGEAASHYGLYVVHQNTLAQKPAVVEATFAEIVKEADWAANNPEEAAKAFGASTDLALPVVNQLGTRKQVETIHPLTDQVLTDLQDRADWMYSQKAIPKELEVSEVLCPATAGLETYTQR; encoded by the coding sequence ATGACCCGCTATCACCGACCGACCGTTTGGCTACAACAGTCGACCTTCAAAACCCTGGCCGCTGTCGTCGTAGCAGGACTGGCGATCGGGGGATGTGCGGCCTCGACCGACAACGCCACCCAGCCCTCAGCCTCCACTGCCGAATCTGCCGCCGCCCCGACCAACGCTGCCCCTGAGACCATTCGCATTGGCTACGTGCGCTGGGGGCTGTTACCCATCATTCGCCAACGGGGCGTGCTAGAGGCAGAACTCGCCAAGCAAAACATTCAGGTGGAATGGGTGGGGCCATTTCCCGCCTTTGCCCCGGTGTTAGAAGCCTTCAATGCCAACTCTGTAGACATCAGCGCCGGAGGCGATATCCCCGGCATTTCAGGATTGGTAGGGGGTACCCCCGTCTGTGTGCTGGCCTACCAGGCTCCCATTCCTGAAGCTGAAGCCATCCTGGTCGCTGCCGACTCGCCCATTCAGTCGCTCCAGGACCTTGTGGGCAAAAAAGTTGCGGTTAATCGCGGTGGCTGGGGCGAGCACCTTTTGCTGCGAGTTCTAACCGATGCCAACGTTCCTGTGGAACAGGTTGAGCGGGTTTACCTTGGCCCCACCGATGCCCTACCCGCCGTCACCCAGGGCCATGTCGATGCCTGGTCAGTGTGGGAGCCCAATGTGGCGATCGCCGAAGTAGAGCATGAGCTGCGCTCCATCGCCTCCGGCGAAGCCGCCTCCCACTACGGCCTCTACGTGGTACACCAAAACACCCTAGCCCAAAAGCCTGCGGTAGTTGAGGCCACGTTTGCCGAAATTGTCAAAGAGGCCGACTGGGCCGCCAACAACCCCGAAGAAGCTGCCAAGGCCTTTGGCGCATCGACAGACCTCGCACTTCCCGTCGTCAATCAGCTCGGCACTCGCAAGCAGGTTGAAACGATCCATCCCCTTACTGACCAAGTGCTAACCGACCTACAGGACCGTGCCGACTGGATGTACTCCCAAAAAGCCATCCCTAAAGAACTAGAGGTCAGTGAAGTTCTCTGCCCCGCCACAGCAGGGTTAGAAACCTATACCCAACGCTAG
- a CDS encoding LLM class flavin-dependent oxidoreductase, whose translation MRQLHLAAFMIAGPVAHSHALWRHPRSRFDFLRPEAYQQIAQVLERGKFDLLFFADRLAVSESYGHSFDVGVRYGDQDAVRLDPLPLLAAIAPTTQNLGLGATVSTTYAHPYSVARSFATLDHLTYGRVAWNIVTSVNDGEAQNFGVKTHLEHDQRYDRADEFLEVACQLWESWQTDALVLDRERGIFADPDKVSYIHHQGDWFQSRGPLNVPPGPQGKPVLIQAGASGRGREFAARWAEVVFAIQPTLAQAQQFYSDLKGRVQAQGRSPEQCKILLGAMPFVGETEAIARQKQAEHNNLVNPLVGLSTLSNHLNYDFSQHPLDQPLKELDIQGMRGIWDLVQHLSAEGTTLAEIGQRYGASVLIPQIVGTPTQIADQLEAFFQADACDGFMISPAYLPGAFIDFVETVVPELQRRGLFRQSYSGNTLRDHLALPRAPGAELSAPKLFAPEFYTPGVSV comes from the coding sequence ATGCGCCAACTCCATCTAGCGGCATTTATGATTGCGGGGCCTGTGGCCCACAGCCACGCGCTATGGCGGCACCCTCGGTCGCGCTTCGACTTTTTGCGGCCCGAGGCGTATCAGCAAATCGCCCAGGTGTTGGAGCGGGGCAAGTTTGATCTGCTGTTTTTTGCCGATCGGCTGGCGGTATCTGAGAGCTACGGCCACAGCTTTGATGTGGGGGTGCGCTACGGCGATCAAGATGCTGTGCGGCTAGATCCCCTACCGCTGCTGGCAGCGATCGCCCCTACTACCCAGAACCTGGGACTGGGGGCCACCGTCTCCACCACCTATGCTCACCCCTACAGCGTGGCCCGCAGCTTTGCCACCCTCGACCACCTCACCTATGGCCGCGTCGCCTGGAATATCGTCACCTCAGTGAACGATGGCGAGGCCCAAAACTTTGGCGTCAAAACCCACCTAGAGCACGACCAGCGCTACGATCGCGCCGATGAGTTTCTAGAGGTGGCCTGCCAACTGTGGGAAAGCTGGCAGACCGATGCCCTGGTGCTTGACCGGGAGCGGGGCATCTTCGCCGACCCCGACAAGGTGAGCTACATCCACCACCAGGGCGACTGGTTTCAGTCGCGGGGGCCGCTGAATGTGCCGCCTGGCCCCCAGGGAAAGCCGGTGCTAATCCAGGCGGGAGCGTCGGGTCGGGGGCGCGAGTTTGCCGCCCGCTGGGCCGAGGTGGTGTTTGCCATTCAGCCCACCCTGGCCCAGGCGCAGCAGTTCTACAGCGATCTCAAGGGGCGCGTGCAGGCCCAGGGGCGATCGCCCGAGCAGTGCAAAATCTTGCTGGGGGCGATGCCCTTTGTGGGCGAAACCGAGGCGATCGCCCGTCAAAAGCAAGCTGAACACAACAACCTGGTCAACCCCCTGGTAGGTCTCTCGACCCTCTCTAACCATCTCAACTACGACTTTTCCCAGCATCCCCTCGACCAGCCCTTAAAAGAGTTAGATATCCAGGGCATGCGCGGCATTTGGGATTTGGTACAGCACCTCAGCGCCGAAGGCACCACCCTGGCCGAGATTGGCCAGCGCTACGGGGCCAGCGTACTCATCCCCCAAATCGTAGGCACCCCCACCCAGATCGCCGATCAGCTCGAAGCCTTCTTCCAAGCCGATGCCTGCGACGGGTTTATGATCTCCCCCGCCTACTTGCCCGGTGCCTTCATCGACTTTGTAGAAACGGTCGTGCCCGAGCTGCAGCGGCGGGGGCTATTTCGCCAGAGCTACAGCGGCAATACCCTGCGCGATCACCTGGCATTGCCCAGGGCACCGGGTGCGGAGTTGTCTGCTCCAAAATTATTTGCTCCAGAGTTTTATACCCCAGGAGTTTCCGTATGA